A single genomic interval of Aegicerativicinus sediminis harbors:
- the ftsA gene encoding cell division protein FtsA, which produces MEQQKIAVGLDIGTTKIVAMIGRKNEYGKAEILGIGKSKSLGVHRGVVNNITQTIQSIQQAVMEAEEEAGMKISEVTVGIAGQHIRSLQHSDYITRSNSDLVIDDDDIERLINQVHKLVMLPGEEIIHVLPQEYKVDGQSEIKEPIGMYGGRLEANFHVVVGQVSSIRNIGRCVKSAGLELEGITLEPLASANAVLSQEEKEAGVALIDIGGGTTDLAVFKDGIIRHTAVIPFGGNVITEDIKEGCSIIEKQAELLKIKFGSAWPGENKDNEIVSIPGLRGREPKEITLKNLSKIIHARVVEIIEQVYVEIKNYGHEEQKKKLIAGIVLTGGGSQLKHLKQLVEYITGMDTRIGYPNEHLAGDSDQDVASPLYATAVGLVMDGLKRHERKRAEKQAAKEIEAQAEGQASSEEGLPTEEVIAPPKKERRSFLDKLTERVKDFLDNAE; this is translated from the coding sequence ATGGAACAACAGAAAATAGCAGTTGGGTTAGACATCGGAACGACTAAAATTGTTGCGATGATTGGTAGGAAGAATGAGTATGGAAAAGCTGAAATTTTAGGTATAGGTAAGTCCAAAAGTTTGGGAGTACACCGTGGTGTAGTTAATAATATTACCCAAACCATTCAATCCATTCAACAAGCTGTAATGGAAGCGGAGGAAGAAGCTGGTATGAAAATTTCTGAGGTTACCGTTGGTATTGCAGGACAGCACATTCGCAGTTTACAGCATAGTGATTATATAACAAGAAGCAATTCCGATTTGGTTATAGACGACGATGATATAGAGCGTCTAATAAACCAAGTGCATAAATTGGTAATGCTTCCCGGGGAAGAAATCATTCATGTACTTCCACAAGAATATAAAGTAGATGGGCAGTCTGAAATTAAAGAGCCCATCGGAATGTACGGTGGCCGGCTTGAAGCAAATTTCCATGTAGTAGTAGGACAAGTTTCTTCCATCCGCAATATAGGACGTTGTGTTAAAAGTGCGGGACTCGAGTTGGAAGGTATAACCCTTGAACCGTTAGCATCTGCAAACGCGGTTTTAAGTCAGGAAGAAAAAGAGGCAGGTGTTGCCTTGATTGATATAGGTGGTGGTACTACTGATCTTGCCGTTTTTAAGGATGGTATCATTCGCCATACAGCGGTTATCCCCTTTGGTGGTAATGTTATAACAGAGGACATAAAGGAAGGCTGTTCCATTATTGAAAAACAAGCTGAATTACTGAAGATTAAATTTGGTTCTGCTTGGCCAGGAGAGAATAAGGATAATGAAATAGTTTCTATCCCTGGTTTAAGGGGCCGAGAGCCAAAGGAAATCACACTTAAAAATCTTTCAAAAATAATTCATGCCAGAGTCGTTGAGATTATCGAGCAAGTTTATGTAGAGATAAAAAATTATGGGCATGAAGAGCAGAAAAAGAAGTTAATCGCAGGTATTGTCCTTACGGGTGGTGGTAGCCAATTAAAGCATTTAAAACAGCTAGTTGAATACATCACAGGTATGGATACTAGAATAGGTTATCCTAATGAGCATTTGGCCGGTGATAGTGACCAAGATGTTGCAAGCCCTCTTTATGCAACAGCAGTTGGTTTAGTAATGGATGGCTTAAAGCGACATGAAAGAAAAAGAGCAGAAAAACAAGCTGCTAAAGAAATTGAAGCCCAAGCGGAAGGACAAGCTTCATCAGAAGAAGGTCTACCTACTGAGGAGGTCATTGCTCCACCAAAAAAAGAGCGAAGATCATTTCTTGATAAGTTGACGGAACGGGTTAAGGATTTTCTTGACAATGCAGAATAA
- the ftsZ gene encoding cell division protein FtsZ — MSDNIEIGNITFDMPKNQSNVIKVIGVGGGGSNAINHMFQQGIKGVDFVICNTDSQALQNSGVPNKIQLGVNLTEGLGAGANPEIGEQAAMESLEDIRRMLDTNTKMIFITAGMGGGTGTGAAPVIAKMAKELDVLTVGIVTIPFSFEGRTRGEQAQRGIEKLRKHVDSLIVINNNKLREVYGNLGFKAGFSKADEVLSTASRGIAEVITHHYTQNIDLRDAKTVLSNSGTAIMGSATASGKSRAQDAIMKALDSPLLNDNKITGAKNVLLLIVSGSQEITIDEIGEINDHIQNEAGHNANIIMGVGEDEALQESISVTIIATGFDIDQQNEITNTETKKVVHALEDDHSDDKPSKEAEPAIITPEIFLEEKKPEPPKVVRHTLMEEEEEKIEIKSKSTNDDGIIPTSDFLRNINVIYEEVLDTRRYSDSDFNITTVPSSEPVKEIEEEEEQQITLTFELPLNNQKIEDDKEDDKPTLFHLDDEVRDMDVSDYTEIIPVTEANDKGETRYVLEEDYMSFNSSMNPSKVKEQKIDDIIFERKVVDNKEKVEEAEEIDPFNSPISDLLKERANERRRKMKDFNYKFNSAKIDEIEKEPAYKRQGVNLDQTQHSSETNASRMSVGNDENDDIQLRRNNSFLHDNVD; from the coding sequence ATGAGTGATAATATTGAAATTGGAAACATAACATTCGACATGCCCAAGAACCAGTCGAACGTCATTAAAGTTATTGGCGTTGGCGGTGGAGGAAGCAATGCCATTAACCATATGTTTCAACAAGGAATTAAAGGTGTTGATTTTGTTATATGCAATACGGATTCACAGGCATTGCAAAATAGTGGAGTTCCGAATAAAATTCAACTGGGTGTTAATCTAACTGAAGGACTTGGTGCTGGTGCAAATCCTGAGATTGGTGAACAAGCCGCCATGGAAAGTTTGGAAGACATCCGCCGTATGTTGGATACAAATACCAAAATGATTTTTATCACTGCTGGAATGGGTGGTGGTACCGGAACGGGTGCAGCTCCTGTAATTGCAAAAATGGCCAAGGAATTGGATGTGCTTACCGTTGGTATTGTTACGATACCTTTTTCCTTTGAAGGTAGAACAAGAGGGGAACAAGCCCAAAGAGGAATCGAAAAATTAAGAAAGCATGTTGATTCCCTAATTGTAATCAATAACAATAAGCTTAGGGAAGTTTATGGAAATTTAGGCTTTAAAGCAGGTTTCTCTAAAGCGGACGAAGTTTTGTCAACCGCCTCTAGGGGTATTGCTGAAGTTATTACCCATCATTACACTCAGAACATTGACTTACGTGATGCTAAGACTGTATTAAGCAATAGTGGAACCGCAATTATGGGGTCCGCTACGGCATCTGGAAAAAGTAGGGCCCAGGATGCAATCATGAAAGCCTTGGATTCGCCATTACTGAATGATAATAAGATTACAGGAGCTAAAAATGTTCTACTACTTATCGTAAGTGGTTCCCAAGAAATTACAATCGACGAAATAGGTGAAATAAATGACCATATTCAAAATGAAGCTGGACATAATGCCAACATAATTATGGGTGTTGGTGAAGACGAAGCGCTCCAAGAATCTATTTCTGTTACTATAATTGCTACGGGGTTCGACATTGATCAGCAAAATGAAATTACTAATACAGAAACTAAAAAAGTTGTTCACGCTTTAGAAGATGATCATTCAGACGATAAACCTTCTAAGGAAGCGGAGCCTGCAATTATAACCCCTGAAATATTTTTGGAGGAAAAAAAGCCAGAACCTCCTAAGGTAGTGCGACATACTTTAATGGAAGAGGAGGAGGAAAAAATTGAGATAAAATCAAAATCTACAAATGACGACGGTATTATACCAACTTCCGATTTCCTAAGGAATATTAATGTTATTTATGAAGAGGTTTTAGATACCAGGCGTTATTCAGACAGTGATTTTAATATTACTACAGTTCCATCTTCAGAACCTGTAAAAGAGATTGAAGAAGAGGAAGAGCAACAAATTACTTTAACCTTTGAGTTGCCTTTAAACAACCAGAAAATTGAAGATGATAAAGAGGATGACAAGCCAACTTTGTTTCATTTGGATGATGAGGTTAGGGATATGGATGTAAGTGATTATACTGAAATTATCCCGGTTACTGAGGCTAACGATAAAGGGGAGACTAGATACGTTCTTGAGGAAGATTATATGAGTTTTAATTCCTCCATGAATCCTTCGAAAGTTAAAGAGCAGAAGATTGATGATATCATATTTGAGCGTAAAGTTGTTGATAATAAGGAGAAGGTAGAGGAAGCGGAAGAGATAGACCCGTTTAACAGTCCTATTTCAGATTTATTGAAGGAGCGTGCAAATGAGCGTCGAAGAAAAATGAAGGATTTTAACTATAAGTTCAATAGTGCTAAAATAGATGAGATTGAAAAGGAACCTGCCTACAAAAGGCAAGGTGTTAACTTAGATCAAACTCAGCATTCTTCAGAAACCAATGCCTCTAGAATGTCTGTTGGCAATGATGAGAATGATGATATTCAATTAAGACGAAACAATTCGTTTCTACACGATAATGTAGATTAA
- a CDS encoding GatB/YqeY domain-containing protein, producing the protein MSLQTRVMEAMKTAMKEKNQTALAALRAVKSEILLAQTSAGGGDELSEAEELKLLAKLVKQRKDSAAIFSEQNRKDLAEPELEQAEIIAQFLPEQLDESELRQIIKDTISQTGAEGMKDMGKVMGIVSKKVAGKADGKTISTIVKEELN; encoded by the coding sequence ATGAGTTTGCAGACACGCGTAATGGAGGCTATGAAAACGGCCATGAAAGAGAAGAATCAAACGGCTTTAGCAGCTTTAAGAGCAGTTAAATCAGAAATTTTACTTGCCCAGACGTCAGCTGGTGGAGGTGATGAATTGTCTGAAGCTGAGGAGTTAAAATTGCTGGCTAAATTGGTAAAACAGCGTAAAGATAGTGCCGCAATTTTTTCCGAGCAGAATAGAAAAGATTTGGCGGAGCCTGAATTAGAGCAAGCAGAGATCATTGCACAATTTTTACCTGAACAATTAGACGAATCTGAATTACGCCAAATTATAAAGGATACAATTTCTCAAACTGGTGCGGAGGGTATGAAAGATATGGGTAAAGTAATGGGTATTGTTTCAAAGAAAGTGGCTGGAAAGGCAGATGGCAAAACTATTTCTACCATAGTAAAAGAAGAATTAAATTAA
- a CDS encoding SDR family NAD(P)-dependent oxidoreductase, which produces MDLGLKGKIAIVTGGSKGIGRSIALALVQEGANVAICARGKEALKKTENELIQMGGKVYAQPCDIGDTDQLNLFLDNVKDRFGKIDILVNNVSALSLGDDFEDWNNSLNIDVLASVKATRRVIPWMKETGEGCILFISSISGLESGSPPAYAASKAALISYSKTLAVHLASSNIRVNTIAPGSIEFSGGVWESTKKNNRDFYDMVVNSIPFGRMGRPDEIGKVAAFLVSPCASWVTGTCLSVDGGQHKSNL; this is translated from the coding sequence ATGGATTTAGGATTAAAGGGTAAAATCGCAATTGTTACAGGTGGTAGTAAAGGTATTGGCAGAAGTATTGCTCTTGCTTTGGTTCAGGAAGGTGCTAATGTTGCTATATGTGCCCGTGGGAAGGAAGCTCTTAAAAAAACCGAGAATGAGTTAATCCAAATGGGAGGGAAAGTATATGCACAGCCTTGTGATATTGGTGATACGGATCAATTAAACTTATTTTTGGATAATGTAAAAGATAGATTTGGTAAGATTGATATTTTAGTTAACAATGTCTCAGCCCTGAGCCTTGGGGATGATTTCGAGGATTGGAATAATTCATTGAACATCGATGTTTTGGCCAGTGTTAAAGCAACAAGAAGGGTAATTCCTTGGATGAAAGAAACAGGTGAAGGTTGTATTTTGTTTATTTCCTCCATATCTGGGCTAGAATCTGGTTCTCCTCCTGCCTATGCGGCATCCAAAGCTGCACTTATAAGTTATTCCAAGACCTTGGCCGTACACCTTGCTTCTAGTAATATAAGAGTGAATACAATTGCTCCAGGTTCCATTGAATTTAGTGGAGGTGTGTGGGAGTCCACTAAAAAAAATAATAGAGACTTTTATGATATGGTGGTGAATTCCATACCCTTTGGACGTATGGGAAGACCAGATGAAATTGGGAAAGTTGCGGCGTTTCTTGTGTCACCCTGCGCTAGTTGGGTTACAGGTACCTGCCTTTCAGTAGATGGAGGTCAGCATAAGTCTAATCTATAA
- a CDS encoding porin family protein, with protein sequence MRTLFLGFSFFLLVIINTTAQSKGDISIAPQLGINLTNYFSTDYSYDLRVAPSVGVIGDYFFSNRWSLRSGLIYDQMGAKDDLDYTDKLSYLSLPVNANWHFGSNRKWYLNFGPSISFLLNAKSEFEGEEDIDIGNYIPGVDVGLAFGIGYIFNVNNNTQIFIDYQGYAGFIDLDKLNLLDNRITNSKSSFNIGARFFL encoded by the coding sequence ATGCGAACTCTATTTCTTGGATTTTCATTTTTTCTTCTTGTTATCATAAATACCACCGCCCAATCTAAAGGTGATATTTCAATTGCTCCTCAGCTAGGCATTAACCTAACCAATTATTTCTCTACAGATTATAGTTATGATTTGCGAGTGGCACCCTCTGTTGGTGTTATTGGAGATTATTTCTTTAGTAATCGATGGAGTTTAAGGTCAGGCTTGATTTATGACCAGATGGGAGCAAAGGATGATCTTGACTATACGGACAAACTCTCCTACTTATCATTACCAGTTAATGCGAATTGGCATTTTGGAAGTAATCGTAAATGGTACCTCAATTTTGGTCCTTCCATTTCATTTCTATTAAACGCAAAATCAGAGTTTGAGGGAGAGGAAGATATTGATATAGGAAATTATATACCTGGAGTGGACGTAGGCTTGGCTTTCGGAATCGGCTATATATTTAATGTTAATAATAACACCCAGATTTTTATTGATTATCAAGGATATGCTGGTTTTATAGATTTAGATAAACTCAATTTACTTGACAATAGAATTACGAACTCCAAAAGTTCCTTTAATATTGGAGCAAGATTTTTTTTGTAA
- a CDS encoding zinc-dependent peptidase — MLLYYWQVTYFTDSSKIILGVFFGLLIALMIYIAFRIIEMSYVMRYKKPFYIHLPIWMRSLSHNQRAILHNQFAFYSKLLPRQQRYFEHRVAAFMKDKRFVGRESLLVTDEMKVLISATAVMLTFGFRDFYIGLIDRIFIYPNIFYSVGNGSFHKGEFNPKLRTLVLSWKHFRRGFEIETDKVNLGIHEFAHAIHLNSIKERDVSSTIFSDSFQELTDLLTKEEELRKELVSSNYFRDYAYTNQFEFLAVLIESFIEKPKEFKEQFPQVYSKTKQMLNFNFAGY, encoded by the coding sequence ATGTTGCTATACTATTGGCAAGTCACTTATTTTACTGATAGCAGTAAGATTATTCTTGGCGTTTTCTTCGGTTTGTTGATTGCGCTGATGATCTATATTGCTTTTAGAATTATTGAAATGAGTTATGTAATGCGTTATAAAAAACCATTTTATATTCATTTACCTATTTGGATGCGTTCACTTTCCCATAATCAAAGAGCCATATTACATAACCAATTTGCATTTTATAGTAAATTATTACCACGTCAACAGCGTTATTTTGAGCACAGGGTGGCAGCGTTTATGAAGGACAAGCGTTTTGTGGGACGTGAAAGTTTATTGGTGACCGACGAAATGAAAGTTCTAATTTCAGCAACGGCAGTGATGTTAACTTTTGGTTTTAGGGATTTCTATATCGGACTCATTGACCGAATTTTTATTTATCCCAACATATTCTATTCAGTTGGAAATGGTTCATTTCATAAAGGAGAATTTAACCCTAAGTTACGGACATTGGTCCTCTCTTGGAAGCATTTTAGAAGAGGTTTCGAAATTGAAACTGATAAGGTAAATCTGGGGATTCACGAATTTGCACATGCAATACATTTAAATAGTATTAAGGAAAGAGACGTTAGTTCTACTATATTTTCTGACAGTTTTCAAGAATTGACTGATCTTCTTACTAAGGAGGAAGAATTGCGTAAAGAACTTGTGTCCTCTAACTATTTCCGGGATTACGCCTATACCAATCAATTTGAATTTTTAGCAGTGTTGATTGAATCCTTTATTGAGAAACCTAAAGAGTTTAAAGAACAATTTCCGCAAGTTTATAGCAAAACAAAACAAATGCTCAATTTTAATTTTGCTGGATATTAA
- a CDS encoding CBS domain-containing protein: MLLDKPITEIMTKHVITLTLKDDLETAENLFKRNRIRHIPVVSNGIIEGMLSKTDLLRISFADSINDEDKVESVVYNMFDISQVMTKNLETITTNTTIREVAEILSRREYHALPVMEYGRLVGIVTSTDLIKYMLYADKVNS, translated from the coding sequence ATGCTACTCGACAAACCAATTACAGAAATAATGACTAAACATGTCATTACTCTCACTTTGAAAGATGATTTAGAAACGGCCGAAAATCTTTTTAAAAGAAATCGTATTAGGCATATTCCCGTTGTTAGTAATGGAATTATTGAAGGCATGTTGAGCAAAACAGACCTATTAAGGATAAGTTTTGCAGATTCTATAAATGATGAGGACAAAGTGGAGTCCGTTGTTTATAATATGTTTGATATTTCTCAGGTAATGACAAAAAATCTTGAGACTATTACAACAAATACCACCATTCGTGAGGTGGCAGAAATACTTTCAAGAAGGGAATATCATGCTTTACCTGTCATGGAATACGGTAGATTGGTTGGTATCGTTACAAGTACTGATTTAATAAAGTATATGCTTTACGCAGATAAAGTTAACTCATAG
- the rpe gene encoding ribulose-phosphate 3-epimerase, protein MSDKLIAPSLLAANFANLLPDIEMVNKSEADWFHLDVMDGVFVPNISFGMPVIKAIAKYATKPLDTHLMIVDPDRFIKTFADLGVHNLTVHYEACPHLHRTIQAIKSEGMSAGVALNPHTPISLLEDVINDIDVVCIMSVNPGFGGQTFIDRTFQKVKDLKDLIEKENANTKIEIDGGVTIKNAKSLIEAGADILVAGSFVFNSQNPFETVRKLKKETQL, encoded by the coding sequence ATGTCCGACAAACTCATCGCCCCTTCCCTATTAGCTGCCAATTTTGCCAATCTGCTACCAGATATTGAAATGGTAAATAAAAGTGAAGCCGATTGGTTTCATTTAGATGTGATGGACGGCGTCTTCGTTCCCAACATATCCTTTGGCATGCCCGTAATAAAAGCCATCGCTAAATATGCTACGAAGCCCTTAGACACACATTTAATGATTGTTGATCCCGACAGGTTTATAAAAACCTTTGCCGACTTGGGAGTTCACAACTTAACTGTACATTACGAAGCTTGCCCGCACTTGCATAGAACCATTCAAGCGATAAAATCAGAAGGAATGTCAGCGGGAGTTGCGTTAAATCCACACACCCCAATCAGCTTATTGGAAGATGTAATAAACGATATTGATGTAGTCTGCATAATGAGTGTAAATCCAGGTTTCGGTGGGCAGACCTTTATAGATCGTACATTTCAAAAAGTAAAGGATTTAAAGGATTTAATCGAAAAAGAAAATGCCAATACCAAAATTGAAATTGATGGAGGAGTAACAATTAAAAATGCGAAATCATTAATTGAAGCTGGGGCAGACATACTAGTAGCCGGTAGTTTTGTATTCAATTCCCAAAACCCCTTTGAAACTGTAAGGAAATTAAAGAAGGAGACTCAACTATGA
- a CDS encoding sigma-70 family RNA polymerase sigma factor, whose protein sequence is MRQLKITKQVTNRETASLDKYLQEIGKVDLITADEEVELAQRIKAGDQIALEKLTKANLRFVVSVAKQYQNQGLTLPDLINEGNLGLIKAAQRFDETRGFKFISYAVWWIRQSILQALAEQSRIVRLPLNKIGSINKINKTYAFLEQSHERPPSAEEIAKELDMTINDVKESMKNSGRHVSMDAPLVEGEDSNLYDVLRSGESPNPDKDLLHESLRTEIERALETLTPREADVIRLYFGLGNQHPMTLEEIGETFDLTRERVRQIKEKAIRRLKHTSRSKILKTYLG, encoded by the coding sequence ATGAGACAACTTAAAATAACCAAACAGGTTACAAATAGGGAAACCGCCTCTTTAGATAAATATCTACAAGAAATTGGCAAAGTGGACCTAATTACTGCAGACGAAGAAGTAGAATTGGCACAAAGAATTAAGGCTGGCGATCAAATAGCCTTAGAAAAATTGACCAAAGCGAATCTTCGTTTTGTTGTTTCCGTAGCAAAGCAATATCAAAACCAAGGTTTAACGCTTCCAGATTTAATCAACGAAGGTAATTTAGGATTAATTAAAGCTGCGCAGCGTTTTGATGAAACGAGAGGTTTCAAGTTTATTTCTTATGCGGTTTGGTGGATCCGTCAATCTATTTTACAAGCATTAGCTGAACAATCTAGGATTGTACGACTACCATTGAACAAAATTGGTTCTATAAATAAGATTAATAAAACCTACGCTTTCTTAGAACAAAGCCACGAACGTCCGCCATCTGCGGAGGAAATTGCCAAGGAATTGGATATGACAATCAATGATGTCAAAGAATCCATGAAGAATTCTGGTCGTCATGTATCAATGGATGCACCTTTGGTTGAGGGTGAAGATTCCAACCTTTATGATGTTTTGCGGAGTGGTGAGTCTCCTAACCCAGATAAAGACCTCTTACATGAATCTTTAAGAACTGAGATTGAAAGAGCTCTTGAAACACTTACACCTAGGGAAGCCGACGTAATCAGATTGTATTTTGGATTGGGTAATCAACACCCAATGACATTAGAAGAAATTGGCGAAACCTTTGATTTAACAAGGGAACGTGTAAGACAAATTAAAGAAAAAGCAATTAGAAGATTAAAGCATACTTCTAGAAGTAAAATATTAAAAACTTATTTAGGTTAG